From one Candidatus Neomarinimicrobiota bacterium genomic stretch:
- a CDS encoding Arc family DNA-binding protein, whose translation MQRQLKARAESNHRSMMKEVHFILEESLIGKSARREMPEPYEGSFGLTDDWIAAAKRSDRV comes from the coding sequence ATGCAGCGCCAACTCAAGGCGCGGGCAGAATCCAACCACCGCAGTATGATGAAGGAAGTTCATTTCATCCTGGAAGAATCCTTAATCGGAAAGTCGGCACGCCGTGAAATGCCTGAGCCCTACGAAGGGTCATTCGGTCTTACAGATGATTGGATCGCAGCAGCGAAAAGGTCTGACCGTGTATGA
- a CDS encoding type II toxin-antitoxin system VapC family toxin: MIAYLYILGDGTSLAQSVYRKNPNWSVPSLWRHEFLQILSTFVKEGGMPLPHAGRIWDQAIGRFVHSEQTIHYKRALVLANEFNINTYDAQALELSQRLDITFVSQNKRLKKAMPQIVTNPETYIK; this comes from the coding sequence ATGATCGCCTATCTCTACATACTGGGAGATGGGACGTCCTTAGCGCAATCTGTCTATCGCAAGAACCCGAACTGGAGTGTGCCGTCCCTATGGCGGCATGAATTCCTTCAAATACTTTCCACTTTCGTCAAAGAAGGTGGAATGCCCCTTCCACATGCCGGGCGAATTTGGGATCAAGCGATAGGCAGATTTGTGCATTCTGAACAAACTATCCATTATAAACGGGCTCTCGTCTTGGCCAATGAATTCAATATTAACACGTACGACGCCCAAGCACTTGAATTGTCCCAAAGATTGGATATAACTTTTGTTTCTCAGAATAAGAGACTGAAAAAGGCCATGCCCCAAATAGTAACAAACCCCGAAACATATATTAAATAA
- a CDS encoding aminotransferase class V-fold PLP-dependent enzyme, translating into MNNSSEALRPLFQLDPEITFLNHGSYGACPKPVFETYQSYQKSLESRPIQFMQETVYDLLEKSRKALGQYIHCDPDDVVFVSNPTHAVGNIINNVSLNPGDEVLTTNLEYGSCDRMWTYDANKKGYKYIQAEIKLYVVDTASFLQEFWSFASEKTKYIFISQITSSTGMILPIPEIVAEAKKRNIQTIIDGAHVPAHIPLDITDLDPDYYTGALHKWLCCPKGVSFLYVKRERQSGIEPMVKSWGWGEELDAFKSSTQLHSDSRFVNVFQWQGTQDMSAFLTVPEAIQFQDDHDWDSVRIRCKAMIQDFRNQITAMTALPKLCPDNWLGQMATILFPMDDVAKFKQMLYNDYKIEMPTMAPNGQSGFRVSINGYNTDEDVDHLLKTLKGLL; encoded by the coding sequence ATGAATAATTCATCTGAAGCACTCCGTCCCCTATTTCAACTCGATCCTGAAATCACATTTTTGAATCATGGATCTTATGGCGCATGTCCAAAACCGGTATTTGAAACATATCAATCTTATCAAAAATCTTTAGAATCTCGCCCTATCCAGTTTATGCAGGAGACAGTGTACGATCTTTTAGAAAAATCTCGAAAGGCGCTTGGGCAGTATATCCATTGTGATCCAGATGATGTGGTTTTTGTATCTAACCCTACCCATGCGGTGGGAAATATAATTAATAATGTATCTCTAAATCCTGGAGATGAGGTGCTTACCACAAATTTGGAATATGGTTCTTGCGACCGAATGTGGACCTATGATGCGAATAAAAAAGGGTATAAATATATTCAAGCAGAAATAAAGCTTTATGTGGTGGACACTGCATCATTCCTTCAGGAATTCTGGTCCTTCGCGTCAGAAAAAACAAAATATATATTTATTAGTCAAATCACCAGCAGTACAGGAATGATACTCCCAATTCCTGAAATTGTGGCCGAGGCCAAAAAAAGAAATATTCAAACTATTATTGATGGTGCTCATGTGCCAGCCCACATACCACTAGATATTACCGATCTTGACCCGGATTATTATACAGGTGCATTGCATAAATGGCTCTGTTGTCCTAAAGGTGTCTCCTTTTTATATGTGAAACGGGAAAGACAAAGTGGGATTGAACCTATGGTTAAAAGTTGGGGGTGGGGAGAGGAATTGGATGCGTTTAAATCATCTACACAGCTTCATAGCGATAGTCGTTTTGTGAATGTATTCCAATGGCAAGGTACGCAGGATATGAGTGCATTCTTAACCGTTCCAGAAGCGATTCAATTTCAAGATGACCATGATTGGGATTCAGTTCGAATTCGATGCAAAGCTATGATTCAGGACTTCCGAAATCAAATTACAGCGATGACTGCTTTACCCAAACTTTGTCCTGATAATTGGTTGGGGCAAATGGCGACAATTCTTTTTCCTATGGATGATGTTGCCAAATTTAAACAGATGTTATATAATGATTATAAAATTGA